The Methylomusa anaerophila genome has a segment encoding these proteins:
- the rnc gene encoding ribonuclease III, which produces MKERKSIIDNSRVQALTAFCQTLGVEFYDYKLLHQALTHTSYANETKSPRVKHNERLEFLGDAVLDLIISSYLFSKCPHLPEGELTKARAQVVCEHTLAKRALELGIGDYLLLGKGEALSGGRERISILADAFEAIIGAVYLDLGFKNAAKYVLRQLGEELALVEQGDYLKDYKTWLQEVVQKSTDSKIVYEVIDEQGPDHDKSFEEAVTVNGERLGTGWGKSKKEAEQQAAKKALIKLNIISEG; this is translated from the coding sequence ATGAAAGAAAGAAAAAGTATTATAGACAATAGTCGCGTGCAGGCATTAACAGCTTTTTGCCAAACTTTGGGAGTAGAATTCTATGATTACAAGCTCTTGCATCAAGCCCTCACTCACACTTCATATGCTAATGAAACTAAAAGCCCCAGGGTTAAACATAATGAACGGCTGGAGTTTTTGGGGGATGCAGTGCTTGATCTTATTATAAGTTCGTATTTATTCAGCAAATGTCCACATTTACCCGAAGGGGAACTTACTAAGGCCAGGGCCCAGGTAGTTTGCGAGCATACGTTGGCCAAGAGGGCTTTGGAACTTGGCATTGGAGACTATCTCTTATTAGGCAAAGGGGAGGCATTGTCCGGCGGACGGGAACGTATTTCCATCCTGGCGGATGCCTTCGAGGCTATTATCGGTGCAGTGTATTTGGATTTAGGTTTTAAAAATGCCGCCAAATATGTTTTACGGCAGTTGGGGGAAGAATTGGCGCTTGTTGAGCAAGGCGATTATCTCAAGGATTATAAAACCTGGTTACAGGAAGTTGTTCAGAAAAGCACCGATAGTAAAATCGTTTATGAAGTAATTGATGAGCAAGGTCCCGACCATGATAAATCTTTTGAAGAAGCTGTTACCGTCAACGGCGAACGACTTGGCACAGGTTGGGGGAAAAGCAAAAAAGAAGCTGAACAGCAAGCTGCAAAAAAGGCTTTGATTAAGCTAAACATAATTTCAGAAGGGTAA
- a CDS encoding elongator complex protein 3 — MNTTKYCIIPIFIPHFGCSHQCVFCNQRKITGQETPVTAEQVSEIIEESLVKITGRRQVELAFYGGSFTALSLDCQYELLQPAYQALQRNLIHSIRISTRPDCINPVIVKNLAMLGVRTVELGVQSMDDAVLAGANRGHTAKDVSNATSLIKNAGLACGVQLMPGLPGENWSSLICTVTKIIGLRPDFARVYPTLVIAGTPLANLYYDNRYKPLTIPEAVAKSAYIKLTFEQQGIKVIRTGLQATAELSKAHVVLAGPYHPAFGELVDSFLFFLMAAHCIEILSYSACEGEMTIHHHPKDSSKLRGVSGENIRRLKKTYKLSSIILKPDHHTLGELVIDFHGLSISINKNMLNYI; from the coding sequence ATGAATACGACGAAATATTGCATCATACCTATATTTATACCCCATTTTGGTTGCAGTCATCAATGTGTGTTTTGTAACCAGCGGAAAATAACAGGGCAAGAGACCCCTGTTACAGCTGAGCAAGTAAGTGAAATTATCGAGGAATCCTTGGTAAAAATCACTGGACGGCGACAGGTGGAGTTGGCCTTTTACGGTGGCAGTTTTACGGCCCTTTCTCTTGATTGCCAATATGAATTACTGCAGCCTGCATATCAGGCCTTGCAACGAAACTTGATTCACTCAATTCGCATCTCCACCCGGCCGGATTGTATTAATCCGGTTATTGTCAAGAATTTAGCGATGTTAGGAGTACGTACCGTTGAATTGGGTGTTCAGTCCATGGATGACGCCGTACTGGCAGGAGCAAATAGAGGACATACCGCGAAAGATGTGTCCAATGCAACTTCACTTATTAAAAACGCAGGCCTGGCGTGCGGTGTACAGTTAATGCCGGGATTACCAGGTGAAAATTGGTCCAGCCTTATTTGCACGGTAACAAAAATTATTGGGCTTCGACCGGATTTTGCCCGGGTTTATCCCACTTTAGTAATTGCCGGTACGCCGCTGGCTAATTTATATTATGATAATAGATATAAGCCGCTGACGATACCCGAGGCTGTGGCAAAATCGGCTTATATAAAACTAACATTCGAACAGCAAGGTATTAAAGTGATTCGGACGGGTTTACAGGCCACTGCGGAATTATCTAAAGCGCATGTTGTATTGGCGGGACCGTATCATCCTGCTTTTGGTGAATTGGTAGACTCATTCCTTTTTTTCCTAATGGCGGCTCATTGTATTGAAATCTTGTCATACTCTGCTTGCGAAGGGGAAATGACTATTCATCATCACCCGAAGGATAGTTCCAAACTACGGGGAGTTTCCGGCGAGAACATCAGGAGACTCAAGAAAACTTACAAACTTTCATCAATTATATTAAAACCAGATCATCATACTTTGGGAGAACTTGTAATTGACTTTCATGGGTTAAGTATAAGCATTAACAAAAATATGTTAAATTATATTTAA
- the fabF gene encoding beta-ketoacyl-ACP synthase II yields the protein MKKRVVVTGLGAVTPIGIGKDTFWQGLIAGKSGITRITRFDPSEYSTQIAGEVKDFDPLLYIDKKEAKRMDRVVQFAIAATKMAFEDSDIDLDQEDRSRIGTLIGTGIGGMETLHDQFKILFEKGPGRISPFFVPMMIANMATGQTSITFGLQGPSSCVVTACATGTNAIGDAFKILQRGDADVMVAGGTEAAISPAAIAGFSAMKAMSTRNDEPEKASRPFDQDRDGFVLGEGSGVLILETLEHAQARGAKIYAEIAGYGFNADAYHITAPAPEGTQAAKCMELAIKDAGLQPSDIDYINAHGTSTPLNDKNESLAIKALFGEHAVKKLAVSSIKSMTGHLLGAAGGIECIATVITVANNLIPPTINLEHPDPELDLDYVPNKAREQVVNVALSNSFGFGGHNATILVKKYQA from the coding sequence AAGATACATTTTGGCAAGGGCTTATTGCCGGTAAATCGGGAATCACTAGGATTACCCGGTTTGATCCAAGTGAATACAGCACTCAGATTGCCGGTGAAGTTAAGGATTTCGATCCTTTGTTGTACATAGACAAAAAAGAAGCAAAACGTATGGACCGTGTTGTCCAGTTTGCCATTGCCGCTACGAAAATGGCATTTGAAGACTCGGACATTGATTTGGACCAAGAAGACCGCAGCCGCATTGGCACATTAATTGGGACCGGTATTGGCGGCATGGAAACTTTGCATGATCAGTTTAAGATTTTGTTTGAAAAAGGGCCAGGCCGTATTAGCCCATTCTTCGTGCCAATGATGATTGCCAATATGGCGACAGGTCAAACTTCCATCACTTTTGGTTTACAAGGTCCAAGCAGTTGCGTTGTTACTGCCTGCGCCACCGGCACAAACGCTATCGGCGACGCCTTTAAAATTCTGCAGCGCGGCGATGCCGACGTTATGGTAGCCGGTGGAACTGAAGCCGCTATCTCTCCCGCGGCCATAGCGGGTTTTAGCGCCATGAAAGCCATGTCCACCCGCAATGATGAGCCTGAAAAAGCATCCCGCCCCTTTGACCAAGACCGCGATGGTTTTGTTCTGGGTGAGGGGTCCGGGGTTTTGATTTTGGAGACTCTTGAACATGCTCAAGCTAGAGGGGCAAAAATTTATGCCGAGATTGCCGGCTATGGATTTAATGCCGACGCTTACCATATTACCGCTCCCGCCCCCGAAGGTACCCAAGCCGCTAAATGTATGGAACTGGCCATAAAGGACGCTGGCCTTCAACCTTCAGACATAGATTATATTAATGCTCACGGTACTTCTACGCCACTTAATGATAAAAATGAGAGTCTGGCAATCAAGGCATTATTTGGCGAACATGCCGTTAAGAAGCTGGCTGTCAGCTCAATCAAATCTATGACGGGACATTTATTAGGTGCGGCTGGAGGCATTGAATGCATCGCAACAGTAATTACTGTTGCCAACAACCTGATTCCACCGACAATTAACCTTGAACACCCGGATCCGGAACTTGATTTGGACTATGTTCCCAATAAGGCTCGCGAACAAGTTGTTAATGTTGCTTTATCCAACTCCTTTGGTTTCGGCGGACATAACGCCACTATTTTGGTGAAGAAATACCAAGCGTAA